AATGGAATGACGTGTCCCTAGTTTGGGATCGAGCTTCATACGGTGGGTTGAACAAAGTATACATCGAGCAAAATAATATATGGCTACCTAAACTCTACAATATCAAAGCATCAAACCAATTCACTGCCATCAGCGATTCTGACATGTCcgtaaaaatatattatgatgGCAGGGTTGTTTGGTCGCCAGGTGGCTTCTTCGATGTCAAATGTACACCAGACGTGTCATACTTCCCGTTTGACACGCAGACATGCTCGATACAATTATCAGTGTGGGGTTATTCAAAGCAAGACGTCAAGCTGGAGACACCAAAAACGGAGATACAGTTGAATTTTTACGAAACTAATGGAGAATGGTCTTTAGATAAATCTTCCGTCGGTAACTTTTCACTAGGTGATTACAGCATAGCAAGTTTTAATATTACCATTTCACGACTCCCAGCCTTTCATGTTGTCAACACACTGATGCCGATCTACTTGCTGATGATCATGAATCCGCTGGTTTTCATGTTGCCGTGCGACTCTGGAGAACGGGTTGGTTTTAGTTTGACAGTCTTTCTTACTTTTTCAGTTTTCATTACTATCGTCAATGCTGCCCTACCCGCGACCTCAGACAACATGTCCAAACTATCCTACTTCATCTTTATTGTTCTCGTTGTTAGTGGTATCATCGCCTCCATCAACATCCTCCAACTTCGAATGTACCACAGGGATGAAAACGTGCCAGTACCCCGGTGGATAGCCAGACTCATGCGAGTCCTTGACTGTCAATTCAAGTCCAGAAGAAGAGTCATTGTGGTA
This DNA window, taken from Pecten maximus chromosome 3, xPecMax1.1, whole genome shotgun sequence, encodes the following:
- the LOC117324148 gene encoding neuronal acetylcholine receptor subunit alpha-9-like, giving the protein MIRVILPCILVIAAVQRVDTASLTEAKALFSNISSGYNKNMRPIDDQDGTLSLYIDMYLLSIKDFDEVSGTLNILGAFMIKWNDVSLVWDRASYGGLNKVYIEQNNIWLPKLYNIKASNQFTAISDSDMSVKIYYDGRVVWSPGGFFDVKCTPDVSYFPFDTQTCSIQLSVWGYSKQDVKLETPKTEIQLNFYETNGEWSLDKSSVGNFSLGDYSIASFNITISRLPAFHVVNTLMPIYLLMIMNPLVFMLPCDSGERWYHRLHQHPPTSNVPQG